In Neorhizobium galegae, the following proteins share a genomic window:
- a CDS encoding dihydrofolate reductase, with the protein MSKPRLVIIAAVSQNGVIGRDGDMPWRLSTDLKRFKALTLGKPVIVGRKTFDSFGGRPLPGRPHVVVTRNPDFHYEGVDVAASLEEALKIAGHRAEEAGADEVYVLGGGEIYAQAIKTADMLRVTHVETDISDGDTFFPAIDPSVFEKIEEVALPVGEKDSYPTRFATYTRRTATN; encoded by the coding sequence GTGAGCAAGCCTCGCCTCGTCATCATCGCCGCGGTCTCGCAGAACGGCGTCATCGGCCGGGATGGCGACATGCCCTGGAGGCTTTCGACCGATCTCAAGCGGTTCAAGGCGCTGACCTTGGGCAAGCCGGTCATCGTCGGGCGCAAGACCTTCGACAGTTTCGGCGGCAGGCCTCTTCCTGGTCGGCCGCATGTGGTCGTCACGCGCAATCCGGATTTCCACTACGAGGGCGTCGATGTGGCAGCATCCCTCGAAGAGGCATTGAAGATTGCCGGCCATAGGGCCGAGGAGGCCGGAGCCGACGAGGTTTATGTGCTCGGCGGCGGTGAGATTTACGCCCAGGCGATCAAGACCGCAGACATGCTGCGCGTTACCCATGTCGAGACCGATATTTCCGACGGCGATACGTTCTTTCCCGCCATTGATCCGTCGGTGTTCGAGAAGATCGAGGAGGTTGCCCTTCCGGTGGGCGAGAAGGACAGTTATCCGACCCGTTTCGCCACTTATACCCGCCGAACCGCGACAAACTGA
- a CDS encoding NAD-dependent epimerase/dehydratase family protein, whose product MGKRIVFTGGSGKAGRHVVPYLLGQGHEVFNLDLVPLDCPGVNTLITDLRDGGETFNALSMHFGFQGLESGTGPAPVDAVVHFAAVPRILMRPDNATFSANTISTYNVIEAAMKLGIAKVIIASSETTYGVCFAEGDKDYHSFPLTEDYDVDPMDSYGLSKVVNEKTARAFSMRFGADIYALRIGNVISPEDYSRFPAFLADPPSRKRNAWSYIDARDLGQIVHLCVEKDGLGFQVFNAVNDTITAREQTRPFLDRWAPGTPIVGEIGEFEAPISNRKIRDVLGFSENHNWRKYVSD is encoded by the coding sequence ATGGGCAAACGGATCGTATTCACCGGCGGCAGCGGCAAGGCCGGACGGCATGTCGTGCCATATCTTCTGGGCCAAGGGCATGAGGTCTTCAACCTCGACCTTGTGCCGCTCGATTGTCCCGGCGTCAACACGCTGATTACCGATCTGAGGGACGGCGGCGAGACCTTCAACGCGCTCTCGATGCATTTCGGCTTCCAGGGGCTGGAGAGCGGCACGGGGCCGGCGCCCGTCGATGCGGTGGTGCATTTCGCCGCCGTGCCGCGCATCCTGATGCGCCCCGACAACGCGACATTCTCGGCCAACACGATCTCCACCTACAATGTCATCGAGGCGGCGATGAAGCTCGGCATCGCCAAGGTGATCATCGCATCCAGTGAGACGACCTATGGGGTCTGTTTCGCCGAGGGCGACAAGGACTATCATTCGTTTCCTCTCACCGAAGATTACGATGTCGACCCGATGGATAGCTACGGCCTGTCGAAAGTGGTCAACGAGAAGACGGCGCGCGCCTTTTCCATGCGTTTCGGCGCCGATATCTATGCGCTTCGGATCGGCAACGTGATCTCGCCGGAGGATTACAGCCGCTTCCCCGCTTTCCTCGCCGACCCGCCGTCGCGCAAACGCAATGCCTGGAGCTATATCGATGCCCGCGATCTCGGCCAGATCGTCCATCTCTGCGTCGAAAAGGACGGGCTCGGGTTCCAGGTCTTCAACGCGGTCAACGACACGATAACCGCCCGGGAGCAGACCCGTCCCTTCCTCGATCGCTGGGCGCCCGGAACGCCTATCGTCGGCGAGATCGGCGAGTTCGAGGCGCCGATCAGTAACCGCAAGATCCGCGACGTGCTGGGTTTCTCCGAAAATCACAACTGGCGGAAATACGTCTCCGACTGA
- a CDS encoding thymidylate synthase yields MKQYLDLLRHVMETGTDRGDRTGKGTRSVFGYQMRFDLGEGFPVLTTKKLHLRSIIHELLWFLKGDTNIAYLKENGVSIWDEWADEKGELGPVYGYQWRSWPAPDGSHVDQISQLIEGLKVNPNSRRHIVSAWNVGQLDDMALPACHCLFQFYIADGKLSCQLYQRSADVFLGVPFNIASYALLTMMVAQVTGLKPGDFVHTLGDTHIYSDHFEQAKLQLTRTPKALPAMRINPAVKDIFSFRFEDFALEGYEADPHIKAAVAV; encoded by the coding sequence ATGAAACAATATCTCGATCTTCTCCGGCATGTGATGGAAACCGGCACCGACCGGGGCGACCGGACCGGCAAGGGCACGCGCTCGGTCTTCGGCTACCAGATGCGCTTCGATCTCGGCGAAGGGTTTCCGGTCCTCACGACCAAGAAGCTGCACTTGAGATCGATCATCCACGAGCTGCTGTGGTTCCTGAAGGGCGACACCAATATCGCCTACCTCAAGGAGAACGGCGTTTCGATCTGGGATGAATGGGCCGACGAGAAGGGCGAGCTTGGCCCGGTCTACGGTTATCAGTGGCGTTCCTGGCCCGCTCCCGACGGCAGCCATGTCGACCAGATTTCGCAATTGATCGAGGGCCTCAAGGTCAACCCCAATTCGCGGCGGCATATCGTTTCGGCCTGGAACGTCGGCCAGCTCGACGACATGGCGCTGCCGGCCTGCCATTGCCTGTTCCAGTTCTATATCGCCGACGGCAAGCTCTCCTGCCAGCTCTACCAGCGCTCCGCCGACGTCTTTCTCGGCGTGCCGTTCAACATCGCGTCCTACGCCCTGCTGACGATGATGGTCGCCCAGGTCACCGGCCTGAAACCCGGCGACTTCGTCCATACGCTCGGCGACACGCATATCTACTCGGATCACTTCGAGCAGGCGAAGCTGCAGTTGACCCGCACTCCGAAAGCGCTGCCCGCCATGCGCATCAATCCTGCGGTAAAGGACATCTTCTCCTTCCGCTTCGAGGATTTCGCGCTGGAGGGGTATGAGGCCGATCCGCATATCAAGGCGGCGGTGGCGGTGTGA